The genomic region GGCCATATCTGCTATCTGCTGAGAAAAGTGGACGAAAGTATAAAAAACCTTCGTCACTCCCTGTCTCTGGACGCCGAATATCCGAACGCCCTGAACTCGCTGGGATTTATCTACGCGGAAGAGGAAATCGACAAAGAGAAAGCGCTGCACCTCTGCAAGAAGGCGGTGAATATCAGCCCGAACAATCCATCGTATCTGGACTCTCTCGGATGGGCGCATTTTAAAATCGGACGGCCGTTCGAAGCGCAGGGGTATTTGAGAAAGGCGCTCGAACTTCTTCCAAAGAACAAGGAAATATCCCGGCATCTCAAAATAGTGACCTCCTCATTATAAACCGGTAAAAAAAAGCCGGGAATACCGGACTGTTTCCGGGAAGACCCGGCCAAAAAAACCTGTAAAGTATGTTCCTTTGCCTGTCGATACATGAAACAGAAGGTAGTAGTATGAAAATTGAAGGTTTGATGCAATTGCCACAATTATACAACCAGTCAGTACCGCAGGAACATGAATATCCGGTGATTGATGAAAAAATGATCAAATCGATTCTCTATCTGGGCCTGAAAGGGGATATCCAGATCGAGCCGGAAGAAAATCATAGTGTAGATACGTTTGCATGATTCTGATATACTCGGACATGTGAAATCGTTATTTACCCGTATGATCCTGTGCGTCGTCAAGGTTAAACACTCCATCCTCATTATCGCTTTCGTTTCATTGTGCGCCGCCGGCTTTTCCCAGGGAATCGATATGGCCGCCGTCAATGCAGAAGAAAATTTTCAATGGGGCGTCCGCGCATACCACAACGGCTATTATAATCAGGCCGTTTTTTATTTCGAAAAGGCATTGAGTTTGAAGCCGAACAATGTGACGGAGCGAATCTGGCTCGGAAGAACCCTGTATAAATCCGGATTCGAGAACGCCGCGCTGAACGAATGGAACGCCATTCTCGATCTCGAGAAGGGAAGCGCGCTTTTAGAGAATATTGTGCAGGTGATAAGCGCGAGGCGCGGGCTTCTTGCCCACCTCCTGCCGGAAGAGCCGCTCGTTATTTCGACGGTTGTCGATGCGGCGGCAAGCGGCTATTACCCCTTCAGGCGGCCCACGTCGGTGAGGCCGCTCGATGACGGAACGCTTTATATTGTGGCCTTCGGAACAAACGAGATCGTCCATATCGACGCGAACGGGACCGTTATCGATGTCCTCAGGGGGGGGATCGAGGGATTCGATCATCCTTTCGATGTACTCAGGACGGACGACGGATTTCTTTTCGTGAGTGAGTATGAGGGGTCACGGATCGCGAAGTGCACCCTCGAAGGAGAGAAACTGAAAATAATCGGAGAAAAAGGCATCGGGGAGGGGAACCTGCTCGGCCCGCAGTTTCTCGCCATGGACGGGAAGGGGTATCTCTATGTGACGGATTACGGCACCAAACGGGCCGTCAAATTCGATCAGGATGGTAATTACATTCTGTCGATCGGGACCGGAAAGGAAAGCGGCCCCGAACTCAAAGGACCGACCGGCATCGCTATTAATGGGGAAAATGTCTATGTCGCCGACAACATCCTCAAACAAATATTCGTTTTTGACGAAAGTGGGAATCTTATCACTTCATACGGCCGTAATTTCTTGAAAGGGCCGGAAGGCATCTTCTTCACGGATGCGGAGACGCTTTTTGTCGCGGACACGCGGATGTTTGCCGAAGCGACGAGGATCGTGAAACTCGATATACCGAACGAGCAGTGGAGTGAGGTCGGCGGGATCGGAGATCGGGCGGAACGGTTTCTTCATATAAGCCGGGATCCCAACGCGGATGTTTTTGCCGTCGATCATAACGCGAACAAGGTGCTGGCATTGACTCCCATGTCCGCCCTTTCCCAGGGTATTTTCGTACAGATCGAACGGATCGAGTCGCAGAATTTCCCCGAAGTGTTTTTGGATGTCGCCGTCGAAGACAGAGCCGGTAATCCGGTTGTGGGCCTGAAAAAGGAAAATTTTGTGATAACCGAATCATACAAACCGGTGGGTATGGAAAAGGCTTTTCTGTATCAAAGCGTCCGGGAAGTCCCGGTGGCGGAGATCGTGCTGCTTCTTGAAAAATCGAAGGAGGCTGAAACCTCAAAAAATGATTTCGTCAAAGCGGCAAACTCGATATATGACCGCCTCGGGAAAGCGGGGGGTATTTCGATCGTTTCGGCCGGACTGAATGCCGTACTCGAAGCGGGCCGCGAGGCCACCCGGCTCGTGAAGATGGATTCGATTGCCGCCGGGGCCTTTTCTTCCGACTGGAAGTTCGATACGGGGGTGAGGATGGCCGCGACCAGGCTGCTCGGGAGCAGGTACAAGCGGGCTGTCATCTTTATGACGCAAGGCGCCGTCTCCGGCCTTCCCTATTCCGATTACACCCTCATGGAATTGCTTCAGTACCTGAACAACAATCATATCGGTTTTTATATCCTCAATTTCGGAAACGAAGACCCCCACGAAGATCTTCGTTTTCTCTGCGAGGAGACCGCGGGAAAGGCATATTCATTTTACGCGCCGGACGGCATCAATGCATGCGTCGATCATATCATCTCGCGGGATGATCCCCGTTATGTCCTTCGGTACCAGTCCCGTGCGGACACACGATTCGGAAGGCGGTTTATCGGCGTCGAGGTGGAAGTCGTTCTCCGTAAACGGAACGGACGTGACGAAAGCGGCTACTACGGACCCATCCAATTCTGAATGGATACGGTTGAATCTTTTCGTGATCGACGCGGCAACATTCACCATGAAAGGCAGTCGATGAGACAATCATTTGTTCCGCGCGATGAAATCGACCGCCGGATCGGGCGGCTCAAAGAAAAATGCGCCGCAATCGGGAGTTCCGGCGTTCTTCTTTTCGATCCCGTCAGTATGTTCTATTTCGCCGCGACGATTCAAAACGGCGTCCTTTTTGTACCTGAATCGGGCGAGCCGGTATTGTTCGTTCGAAGAAACCTCGACAGGGCCGTTCAGGAATCTCCCCTGGAGAAGATTATCGGTTTCCGGCGCTTCGACGATATCGCGCCCTTTCTCGCAAGGGAGCGTACCCGGAAGACGAAAATCGGATTGAACGAACCGGCCATGGTTCTCATGCAATACCGGCGTCTGGTAAAATATGCGGCGGATATCGACTTTTACGATGCCTCCGGGGACCTTTCGGAAATACGTTCGATAAAATCGGATTACGAGATCGCCAAAATGCGAAAGGCGGCCGGGATAAGCGTGGAAATCACCTCCCTCATCCCGGAACTGCTCGTGCCGGGCATCACCGAATGGGAATTGGGGCTGAAACTCTTTCATGAATCCTCGCTTCGCTCCCGTCAATGCTTAACCCGCCTGAGTTCTCCGGTTTCCGAGATCCTTTTCGGCAATATCTGTTTCGGGACCAGCGCCCTGGCCCCCGTTCCTTTCGAAGGACCCGGCGGGGTGGCGGGAAAATCTCCTGCCTGTCCGTACCTGGGAAGCGACCGGCGGCTTCGCGGGGGAGATCTCGTCTACATCGATTGCGGCTATCCTTTTGACGAGTATTATGTGGACAAGACAAGGATTTTTTCGATCGGGGAGCCGGAGGAGGAGGTCCTCGAAAAACACCGCCTGTGTCTCGACATCCAGGAAAGGACGAGGCGGCAGCTCGTTCCGGGAAAGAAGGTCTCCGATATTTATTCCGATATCATGGAAAAGGTGGTGATTCCCGCCGGGTGTGAAGACGTTTTTATGGGATACGGATCGAACCGCGTCACGTTTCTCGGCCACGGAATCGGGATGGCGATCGACGAATACCCGGTCATTAACGGGAAATCGGATGCGGTGCTCGCCGAGCATATGATGATAGCCGTCGAACCCAAGATCGCCGTCCCGGATAGGGGGATGGTGGGAATCGAAAACACCTTTCTGGTCACAAGGGGGGGCGGTGAAAACCTGACCGCCGACAATGACGATATCGTTGTGGTGGAACATTAAGTGTTTTCCATCCGTGCTTCCGTTATTTTTCAATCATACGGTCATGCCCGCGTATAAAAAAAAGCAAAAACATCAGGAATTTGCCGGAAAAACATAAAAAATCACACCAAAGATTTGAATCAAAAAAATAATTTCATATACTTTCATATAAAGGAGGCCGTGTTTCCATCTGAATAAAGAAAAACGCAAGAAAACGGTGTCGAACACCTGAAGCGCAATATAAGCCGTTCGGGAATGGAAAACGCACGGGCAATCAAAGCTGAAAGGAGGTGGGAGAAGGGGTCGAAAAGAAGATTGTCGATATCATACGCCGGCCGCGGGAAAGCGGTCGGGGGAGAAGTGTTACATATTTTAATTAATAAGGAGAGGAATATATGAGAAGAAGCGGTTTTTTTATCTGCTGTGTCTTTTTTATTGTATCGATCGCGCTTTTGTTTACCGCCTGTGTGTCAAAGGAGGAGAAAACAAAGATCGTGATCGGGGCTTCACGCTCACTCAAAGGCCCGTTCGCGATCTACGATCAGATGGCCTGGGGTCCGATCTACAGGATGTGGGTCGACGAGGTAAACGCGGACGGGGGAATCTATGTCAAGGAGTACGGCAAGAAACTCCCGATCGAAACGATCATCTACGATGACGAGAGCAATCCGGAGATCATGGTCAGAAACCTCGAAAAGCTGATCGTGGAAGACAAGGTCGACTTCATCATGGGGCCGGCCGGCACGGAAATGCTCTTCGAAGCGGCGCCGGTCGCGAACAAGTACGGCTATCTGCTCCTGGCGGCGGAAGGGGGCGCCACGGAAATCAAGGAGATCATCGCCGGTCTCCCGTACCTTTTCGTCCCCCTCAGTTTTTCCGACCACAACCAGGTTCCCGTCCTTGCCGAAATTTATGAACGCGTCGGGGTTAAATCCGCAGCGATCGCCTTTATGGCGAACAACCACGGGATCGAGTATTCGAGCGTCGCGGTTCCCCAGCTTGCCCTGAAGGGGATCAATGTCGCCCTGGTCAAAAGCTTTCCCTTGGGCATCAAGGACATGTCCGGCATCATCAATGAGGCGAAAGCTGCGAACGTGGACGCCTTTCTCTGTTTCGGGTACCCGGATGAAAATCTGCTTGCGGTCGGCCAGTGCATACAGCTCGGATTCAACCCGAAGTCCTTTATATGCGGTCCCGGAGGCAATTTTACCTTCTTCCAGAAAGCCTTTGGTCCGGCCGCCGAGGGTGTCATGTCATTCGGCGCCTGGAACGAGAAAAGCTCGCCCGGTCACAAGGAACTCGCAGACAAGCTCATCGCGCGCTACGGCGAAGACATCATCGACTGGTGGGGGCACAACCTCTACTACGCCTCCCTCCAGTTTTTCAAGCAGGCGGTCGAAAAGGCGGGAACCCTCGACCAGAAAAAGATCAGGGACATCTTCGAGACGGAGAAGTTCGACACGGTTCTGGGTCCCACGTGGTTCGACGACCAGCACCTGCTTGCAACGGAATGCCACTCGGGTGAGGTCGGCCAGTGGCAGAACGGGATATTCGAGGTGATCGGGCCGGAAAACAAGGCAACGGCGGACCCGGTGTATCCGAAACCGAAATGGTAACGGGAGTCACGGCCGTAACGGGGCGCGTTATTCCGGGAGAGTTTCCCGTATAGAAGGCGGTCCCGGCAATTGTCGTACACGGACCGGCATGGATGAAAAAGAAGTTTTATTCTGTCATAATGCCGGCCCGTGTCTTTTTTTTTGTGACGGGGACGGAGGTTGGGAAAAAGAACAAAACAGACACGGATCGCCGCCGATTGTCACGGATTAAAAAAATAAGTGTGAATCCGCGTTAACCCGTGTCTCATTTTTTTTAAGGATGGAGGTTGTCGTTTTTGCAAAAACAGGACGCCCTCGGCAATGGTTGCCTGAAATGGCTGTCTGAAATGGCTGCCTGATTATCGTCCCGCCTTCCTGTAATTTTCAGGGATATATTTTTCCGTCAGTGTCTCGAAAACCCCCTCCCGGTATAACCGGTCGTTCGCGGGATTATACAGCCTGAGCATTTTCTGCCCCTGCTCAGACGAGGAAAAAACGGTATAGAGGCCGATATATTCGGTGGGAAGGACGAATGTTTTTATCTGATCGCCGCGGCCGTGTTTGTCCGCTTCGTAGAGGATGGTGACGACATCGAGCGCGAAGACCGCGTCGACCCGCTTTTTGAGCAGTATGTCCAGATTCGTCGCGAGGTATTTTTCCTTTGTCGTGTAGTCGATGATGATCGCCTCACTTTCGAGGAACGGGGGGAGAAACCCGCCCTTGACGTAGCTTATCTCCATGTCGTACAGATCGCTTTTTCTCGTAACGGCTGTAATGGGGTAATCCTTCAGGAAGGAGAGTCCGGGTCTTCCGATCATAAAGGGACTCTGCGGATAACGGTACCGTCCGGTGAGTGAATCGTCTTTGGGAAAAACCAGAATGGCGTCGACGCCGCCGTTTTCGAAATATTTCTGAAGCCGGAGCAACGGCAGCGGACCGATCCATTCGACGTTCGTCTTCAAGGCGGGAATCAGGTACTCCTGCCAGTACTCGGCGATCGGCCCGCCGGGAATCTGGTTTTTTCCCTGGAAGATGATATATGGTTCAAACTGATAATAGCCGATTCTCAATGGCTGCGCGGAAAGGGAACATGCGGCGGCGCACAGGATCAATATAATCGTTAATTTTTTCATAACATACCTCTCTGTCCGGTGATAAATTCTTCCTTCACGTCTTTGTTCGAAAAAGACCTGAGGATCGTCCCGTTAATAGATTAATAAATTTCGGTCTCAAATTCAAATTAAAATGAATGGATTGTGAAAAATCCGGTAATGGTTTCTCCCGAACAGGGCTTTCGACAATGAAAAGATATCCGCCGCCCGGTGAGGGCCAAAAAAAAAACGGAGTTTTCTTGCTTTTTTTTAAAATCTCTATAGAATTCTTTATGAAGTATTATAGAGTGAAAGCGGAGAATTAATATGAAATTAGCCACCAAAATTATTCTCATACAGATCGCCCTGACGGTATCCGTGTTGACGGTGTTCGGGCTTTTTTCCTTTATCAATGCAATCAGCCAGCTGGAAGCGACCATGAAAACGGAGGCCGATATCGCGGTTAAAAGCCTGCCGCAGATCATGGACGAGCCGGTCTGGGAATCCGACACGGATCAGGTGCTGACCCTGATGGAGGTCCAGATGCTGAACTCGAATATACTGGCCGTTTTATATAACGAGGGAGACGAGATGATAGGGAAATACGCGGATAAGGAAGGCTTCAGCCGGACATATGTCAAAAACGAGGAAACGGATAAAATATTAGAGAACAGTTTTTTCGAAAGGGAGATCCCCATCTCGCATGTCGGTGAAAAGCTGGGGACCCTGAAAATTTATTATACCGATAAACATATCGTCTCGGCGAGGAACACCCAGCTTCTGGGTCTGATCATTCAGATCATTCTGTTGAGTGTCGTCATCATCGCGATTTTCTCGCTTTTCGGGAACAGGATCGGAAAAAAGCTCAATTCGGTTATCGTGCTGCTCAATGAAATATCGGCGGGCAAGATCAAGTCACTGAAAAAAGTCGATGTGAAACAAAAGGATGAAATTGGGGTACTGGGAAAAACCTTCAATACCATGCTTTCCAACCTTCAGAACGTGTCGAACAATATGCAGACGATCATCATGAACCTCAACTCGACCTCAAAGGAGATTCAGGCCGCGGCGCAGGAACAGGCAAACAGCGCGAACATTAACGCGAGCGGCATCACCGAAGTAAGCGCCACCATGGAGGAGCTTTCCATAACGGCGAAACAGATTACCAAGAACGCGAGCGAGCTCGTTCTGGCAAGCGGGGAGGCGGTAAAATCGCTTGAATCTGGGAAAAAACAGCTCATGGAGGCGGTCGACCAGCTCGAGGAAATCGGAAAGATCAGCAAGGAAAACGCGGTCAACATCAAGGAACTCGGCAAGCGGTCGGTCTTGATCAATGAAATGGTCGAGATCATCAAGGAGGTGGCAAACGCGACCAATATGCTTTCGATCAATGCCTCGATCGAAGCCTCCCGCGCGGGTGAAGCGGGAAAGGGATTTTCCGTCGTCGCCGCGGAAATACGGGAGCTTTCCAAAGAGACGATATCATCCGCGAAAAAAGTGGAACAGGCAGCGAATGAAATACAGAATTTCATCGATTCGATCATTAGTTTCAGTGAAATCGAATCGGAAAAAGTGGTCAAAAGCGGGAGCGTCGCGAAAGGGGTAAACGAAACGATGGAAGGCATTATCGAAATCATCAATGACAATTATTCGTTTACGCAGAAGATCGATCTGTCGATCAAACAGCAGGAAAAGGGCTCGGAGCAGGTATCCGAAGCCATGAAACAGATGGCGACGAACTCGAGGCAGTCGGCCGAGATCTCGAAACAGACCACGATCGCGGTTTCCGATATCGTGCGGCTGAACAGCGATCTCGAAAAGGCGATCAAGCAATTCGACAAGGATTTCAGGAATATCGGTGAAGAAACACCGGAAAATACACCGGAAGAAACAAGGATCGATATCAGCATGGGATAAAAGGCCGGAATTATAACAAATTTTCCTTTATAATGGTATTCATCAATAATTCTTCCGAAAACTCGCTTTTATCGATGAAATAATTCACCCCCATCGAACCGACTTTGTCGATGTAGGTTTTATAGCTGCTTATCACGACGATCGGTATTTTTTTATAACGGTCGTTTTCTTTCATGAAGGCGATCAATTCAACGCCGTTCATGACCGGCATTTCTATATCCGTGATGACCATATTAATTTCTTCCTGTTCGAGCAGTTGAACGGCTTCCTTCCCGTTACCGGCCTCGAGGATAATGAGATTGTGTTTGATGAGGATTTTCTTTTCGAGATTCCGGGTGACGAGGGAATTTTCAACGAGCAGGACCTTTTTCGTACCGAAGTCCTTTGAATAATCG from Spirochaetales bacterium harbors:
- a CDS encoding tetratricopeptide repeat protein yields the protein MSYTFERGKRLYEAKRYDLALKEFRGTGIDASENLEFAYFMGLTLTQLEHYDDALMYLEQIVSTHRSFVHVYQCRMILGYIYAKTRRFRLAEFEFLKTIEGGVRSRQVYASLGHICYLLRKVDESIKNLRHSLSLDAEYPNALNSLGFIYAEEEIDKEKALHLCKKAVNISPNNPSYLDSLGWAHFKIGRPFEAQGYLRKALELLPKNKEISRHLKIVTSSL
- a CDS encoding tetratricopeptide repeat protein, coding for MHDSDILGHVKSLFTRMILCVVKVKHSILIIAFVSLCAAGFSQGIDMAAVNAEENFQWGVRAYHNGYYNQAVFYFEKALSLKPNNVTERIWLGRTLYKSGFENAALNEWNAILDLEKGSALLENIVQVISARRGLLAHLLPEEPLVISTVVDAAASGYYPFRRPTSVRPLDDGTLYIVAFGTNEIVHIDANGTVIDVLRGGIEGFDHPFDVLRTDDGFLFVSEYEGSRIAKCTLEGEKLKIIGEKGIGEGNLLGPQFLAMDGKGYLYVTDYGTKRAVKFDQDGNYILSIGTGKESGPELKGPTGIAINGENVYVADNILKQIFVFDESGNLITSYGRNFLKGPEGIFFTDAETLFVADTRMFAEATRIVKLDIPNEQWSEVGGIGDRAERFLHISRDPNADVFAVDHNANKVLALTPMSALSQGIFVQIERIESQNFPEVFLDVAVEDRAGNPVVGLKKENFVITESYKPVGMEKAFLYQSVREVPVAEIVLLLEKSKEAETSKNDFVKAANSIYDRLGKAGGISIVSAGLNAVLEAGREATRLVKMDSIAAGAFSSDWKFDTGVRMAATRLLGSRYKRAVIFMTQGAVSGLPYSDYTLMELLQYLNNNHIGFYILNFGNEDPHEDLRFLCEETAGKAYSFYAPDGINACVDHIISRDDPRYVLRYQSRADTRFGRRFIGVEVEVVLRKRNGRDESGYYGPIQF
- a CDS encoding aminopeptidase P family protein; translation: MRQSFVPRDEIDRRIGRLKEKCAAIGSSGVLLFDPVSMFYFAATIQNGVLFVPESGEPVLFVRRNLDRAVQESPLEKIIGFRRFDDIAPFLARERTRKTKIGLNEPAMVLMQYRRLVKYAADIDFYDASGDLSEIRSIKSDYEIAKMRKAAGISVEITSLIPELLVPGITEWELGLKLFHESSLRSRQCLTRLSSPVSEILFGNICFGTSALAPVPFEGPGGVAGKSPACPYLGSDRRLRGGDLVYIDCGYPFDEYYVDKTRIFSIGEPEEEVLEKHRLCLDIQERTRRQLVPGKKVSDIYSDIMEKVVIPAGCEDVFMGYGSNRVTFLGHGIGMAIDEYPVINGKSDAVLAEHMMIAVEPKIAVPDRGMVGIENTFLVTRGGGENLTADNDDIVVVEH
- a CDS encoding amino acid ABC transporter substrate-binding protein produces the protein MRRSGFFICCVFFIVSIALLFTACVSKEEKTKIVIGASRSLKGPFAIYDQMAWGPIYRMWVDEVNADGGIYVKEYGKKLPIETIIYDDESNPEIMVRNLEKLIVEDKVDFIMGPAGTEMLFEAAPVANKYGYLLLAAEGGATEIKEIIAGLPYLFVPLSFSDHNQVPVLAEIYERVGVKSAAIAFMANNHGIEYSSVAVPQLALKGINVALVKSFPLGIKDMSGIINEAKAANVDAFLCFGYPDENLLAVGQCIQLGFNPKSFICGPGGNFTFFQKAFGPAAEGVMSFGAWNEKSSPGHKELADKLIARYGEDIIDWWGHNLYYASLQFFKQAVEKAGTLDQKKIRDIFETEKFDTVLGPTWFDDQHLLATECHSGEVGQWQNGIFEVIGPENKATADPVYPKPKW
- a CDS encoding methyl-accepting chemotaxis protein; the protein is MKLATKIILIQIALTVSVLTVFGLFSFINAISQLEATMKTEADIAVKSLPQIMDEPVWESDTDQVLTLMEVQMLNSNILAVLYNEGDEMIGKYADKEGFSRTYVKNEETDKILENSFFEREIPISHVGEKLGTLKIYYTDKHIVSARNTQLLGLIIQIILLSVVIIAIFSLFGNRIGKKLNSVIVLLNEISAGKIKSLKKVDVKQKDEIGVLGKTFNTMLSNLQNVSNNMQTIIMNLNSTSKEIQAAAQEQANSANINASGITEVSATMEELSITAKQITKNASELVLASGEAVKSLESGKKQLMEAVDQLEEIGKISKENAVNIKELGKRSVLINEMVEIIKEVANATNMLSINASIEASRAGEAGKGFSVVAAEIRELSKETISSAKKVEQAANEIQNFIDSIISFSEIESEKVVKSGSVAKGVNETMEGIIEIINDNYSFTQKIDLSIKQQEKGSEQVSEAMKQMATNSRQSAEISKQTTIAVSDIVRLNSDLEKAIKQFDKDFRNIGEETPENTPEETRIDISMG